Proteins from a genomic interval of Methanoplanus endosymbiosus:
- a CDS encoding SLC13 family permease, which produces MTEILTPEIVIVLAVLAVTVILFVTEAFRIDVTAMIIMLSLGLLGIVTPADTFSGFASNAVLTIIAIMILGHGIERTGIMFALAHKIVETGGVGEKKIIAIISSVVGFLSAFMQNIGSVALFLPAVLRISSKTRISVSRLIMPMGFAAILGGTLTMVGSSPLILLNDFLIQGDLEPFGIFDVTPVGLALLLTGILYFLILGHFVLPEVQAGKSTYGGQNELIETWDLPGSMHHYFVPDNSRIIGLKREDLHLLSKYSLNLLAVSTGRDILYAPWRYTVFSGGDILTFLGFEEESDRFASDYGLFKAEDQKGLTEKIGDINAGFAEIMIRPRSSVAGKTIREIAFRKTYGLEIIVILSQTEERRKKFSNTYLKTGDTIVVYGPWDKIEAIGHDHDFVSSVQPENKSVRKDKGLIAVSCFLGALMLSFTGLSLSLSLFTGAVAMLLAGVVTPDEAYRAVDWKIVFLLAGMIPLGIAMDKTGTAAYIAENLMVLIGDSPVIVLLFAIGILATFFSLFMTNVAATVLLVPLVIIIGNSTGVDPRGLALLVAVCVSNSFILPTHQVNAFLMNPGGYHNSDYLRAGGIMTVLFLAVAVSMVYILFV; this is translated from the coding sequence ATGACCGAAATTCTGACTCCGGAAATTGTGATAGTCCTTGCAGTACTTGCAGTTACAGTGATTCTTTTTGTAACCGAGGCCTTCAGAATTGATGTAACTGCAATGATAATCATGCTGTCCCTTGGCCTTTTAGGGATTGTAACTCCGGCAGACACATTTTCAGGTTTTGCCAGCAATGCAGTGCTGACAATTATTGCAATTATGATCCTTGGCCATGGTATTGAACGCACCGGAATTATGTTCGCTCTTGCTCATAAAATTGTGGAAACCGGTGGTGTCGGTGAGAAAAAAATAATTGCTATTATATCTTCTGTAGTAGGATTTCTCTCAGCCTTTATGCAGAATATCGGCTCTGTTGCCCTCTTCCTTCCGGCAGTTCTCAGAATTTCATCAAAGACCCGTATTTCAGTTTCACGCCTGATTATGCCTATGGGATTTGCGGCTATCCTTGGGGGCACTCTTACCATGGTTGGGTCATCTCCCCTGATACTGCTCAATGATTTTCTTATTCAGGGCGATCTTGAGCCTTTTGGTATTTTTGATGTAACTCCTGTAGGTCTGGCACTTCTCCTGACCGGAATACTGTACTTTCTGATTCTCGGTCATTTTGTGCTTCCCGAAGTTCAGGCCGGTAAAAGTACTTATGGCGGCCAGAATGAACTGATTGAGACCTGGGATCTTCCGGGTAGTATGCACCATTATTTTGTTCCTGATAATTCCCGGATAATCGGACTTAAAAGGGAGGACCTTCATCTGCTGAGTAAATATTCCCTCAATCTTCTTGCAGTCAGTACCGGGAGGGATATATTGTATGCACCCTGGCGTTATACTGTTTTTTCAGGCGGAGATATTCTCACATTTCTTGGTTTTGAGGAGGAATCAGACCGGTTTGCCTCTGATTACGGTCTTTTTAAGGCGGAAGATCAGAAAGGACTGACTGAGAAGATTGGGGACATAAATGCCGGATTTGCAGAGATTATGATCCGTCCGAGGTCGTCAGTTGCCGGAAAGACTATCAGGGAAATTGCCTTCCGGAAAACTTACGGGCTTGAAATTATTGTTATACTCTCTCAGACCGAGGAGAGGAGAAAGAAATTTTCAAATACATATCTGAAAACCGGAGATACTATTGTTGTTTACGGGCCATGGGATAAAATTGAGGCCATAGGGCATGATCATGATTTTGTCTCTTCTGTGCAGCCTGAGAATAAGTCTGTCAGGAAGGATAAGGGCCTTATTGCAGTGTCATGTTTTTTAGGCGCTCTTATGCTCTCATTTACTGGATTGTCTCTGTCTCTGTCTCTTTTTACCGGGGCAGTTGCAATGCTTCTGGCCGGAGTTGTTACGCCCGATGAGGCATACCGGGCAGTGGACTGGAAGATCGTTTTTCTTCTTGCAGGCATGATTCCGCTTGGGATTGCAATGGATAAGACGGGTACAGCTGCGTATATTGCAGAAAATCTTATGGTTCTTATTGGAGACAGTCCGGTGATTGTTCTGCTCTTCGCAATTGGAATTCTGGCCACTTTTTTCAGTCTGTTTATGACTAATGTTGCTGCAACCGTTCTCCTTGTTCCGCTGGTAATTATTATCGGCAATTCGACAGGAGTTGATCCAAGGGGGCTTGCTCTGCTTGTTGCAGTCTGTGTTTCCAATTCCTTTATTCTCCCCACACATCAGGTTAATGCTTTTCTGATGAATCCGGGTGGCTATCACAATTCCGACTATCTCAGGGCTGGTGGAATTATGACTGTACTGTTTCTGGCAGTTGCTGTCAGTATGGTTTATATATTATTCGTGTGA